TTCGCCTCTCCCCGGCTATCGCGTCGCTCGTCCGCCATCGCCCTGTCTCCTCTCGATTTCCTTCATGGACTGCAGCGCCGCGGAGCGGAGCTCCAATTGGAGCGTCCTCGATCTCCACCATTTTACGCGTCGATATCTGTTCAGAAATTCTCCCGCATCCGCTCCACCGATCTTTCCCAGCGTCTTGATCGCCTCGAGCGTAAGCTCCTGGTTGCTCTTCTTAAGCGGCCTGTTGGCCAGGAAATCCATAAGAGCGTTTGCCGCTTCAAGGCCGGCCCCCTTCACTACTGCGATACCGCGAATGGACATCAACTGGATATCCGCCTCTTTGTCGTTCAAAAACGTCGCCAGCAGGCTTGCCGCCTTTTTCCCGCCGATCGAGAGCAGCCCCTTGACCACTTCCTGCCGAATCCGGAAATTAGCATGGCCGGCCACTTTGCTGAGGAACGCTATCGCCTGGTCGGCCTTGCTCTCCCCAAGGATGCTCACGATATTGCGCACATAGTACCAGCGTTCGTCCGCAAGGTGCTCACCGATCAACATGATCTGGTTCTTTCCCAGGTCTTTTGCAAAATCGAGGTACGCTTTTCTTGTCGACCGGTCTTTTTCTTCCGCGAGCAGTTCCAGCAGCACTTCAGTCGACTCACGTTCCATGATGGACAAATAGGAATAGGCTGCAACATACTCAGGAGAGCCTTTGGGGTATCGCCGCAGATCGGCGATCGTCTCCATGATATTGGATCGGGACGCCGCCTTCCTGATCGCTTCCATCATGCGCGGTTTGAATACCGGGTCAACAGGCGTAAGGAACGCACTACCGATCATCAGGGCTGTCGTGTAATCCTTTTTCTTGAGAAGATAGCTCATCATGTCCTCGAGCTGGTGAACGACACTCGAAAGCAGTTCAATCTCTTTTCCCGCGGTGGCCGGGCGATGATGGTCCTTCATCTGGAGCAGTAAAAAGAGCAGTGTGCGCACTGCCGCCTCGATTATGTCGGACTCCATACCCGCCGTGCTCATATTCTTGAGCGCCTCCATCTCTTCCGGAGTATACTCCGCCATGTCCCGTGCTATATCGGCAAGGTCCGGGGAAATCGGAACCCCCTCGAGAGACGCGGGCGTCGGCGGAAAAGAAAGAGTCGGCGTGGGTACGGTCTTCTTTGTTGACGATTGTTTCAGGAGCTCTTTCACTTGCGGCATGGTCCACGCATTGGAAAATCTTCCCGTCAGGATCTCATGAAGCTCATTCGGCACTTGTTCTTCAAGTGCGTCCTTCTGTTCGCTTAAACTCTCTTCGTCCAGTTCCCGGTATAATTTTCCGGCAATGATCTTTTCACGATAGGGTGGTTCGAGCGAGAGAACGGATTTTGCCAGCCCCTCGAACAGGATATCGCTCTGGTCAGGGTCTTCGTCACGGATTTTGCGCCCACCTTCCAGATAAAGCGTGTAGAGGCGGTCTTCGACGCTTTCACGCTCATCCCGCGTTTGCATAGCCAGAGAGAGCATGCTGGAGCCGAATCCCACGGGATCGTTCATGAGGTCATCGAGGATCAGTGTGCGGCCTGCAAAGACGATTTCTTTCTTTGCCGTGGCAGGATTGAGCGCTCTGGACGGACTCTCGGTCTGTTTCCTTTCCTCCGGCGACCGGCTTTCTTTCCTCGTCAAAATGACCTCATCCAGACCTGACTCAGTGATCTGGATGTGTGTTGCCCCGTCTTCCCACAGAATCGAAGAAATCCCGCTTTTCATCGCAAGCTCTTCCGGCGATAGAGCAAGGGCGCGATAAAGGGCGATCAGCTGTTCTTCGGTCACCCCGTTTTTAAAGACGATCTCACGGACCCCCTTCGCGAAGATGTCCTGTGCGATGGTCTTGTTCAGCTGCGCCTCTTTCCCGATGGCGATGGTATGGTAGGTGAACTGTGTCTGGTGCACGCCAACGCGGTATTCCGGTGCGGTATTTAGAAAGTGGTCCAAAACCTCAAATGATTTTTTTATTGACTGGGAGTAAATGGGGTTGTTGGCCGGATAGAGCTTAACAGCCCGTATCGCCGAGACAAGGCTCCGCATTACGTCTTGAACTTCCGGGGTAATAATTTCTTCCTGGCCTTCGTTGTTTTGCATAGTGTTAATGTAGCATAAGAGCGTCTCAGTGTCAAAATAAGAACGTGCAATTTCCCATCATCAAATGATCGAGTATTGTTGTGACAGCTCCTTGAACGACACAGGATATTCTCGGCAGCTACGGATTGTCCGCTGCGTCCTGCCTCACCACCCGGGACAAGACCTCGCCCTCATGGAGCCTGGATATGATCAGATCGCCGGGCTCGACAGCCCTGGCATCTTTGAGGATCACCCCTTCAGGCATTTTTCTTGTTATGCTGTATCCGCGCGAAAGGATGCCGAGCGGATTTAAATGGTCGAGACCCGCCGTCAAAGACGTGAGCTGCGCCCGGTCCCTGCGCACATGCTGCCGAAGTCCCAGCGCCATCCGGCGGACCAGTTCATCCACCCGTTGCACGACCTGTTCAACTCTCCGCCTCGGGTCCCCCAAAAGACGGAAATTCTCGCGGAGCGACGCGCGCGCCGTTTCGATCTTCTGTTCAATGCGGCCGACCAGTCTGATTTCGAGAGAACGAATAGTGTCCTGAAAACGCTCCTCGCTCTCCACCACCATCTCCGCTGCCGCGGATGGCGTCGGCGCTCG
This genomic stretch from Nitrospirota bacterium harbors:
- a CDS encoding HEAT repeat domain-containing protein → MQNNEGQEEIITPEVQDVMRSLVSAIRAVKLYPANNPIYSQSIKKSFEVLDHFLNTAPEYRVGVHQTQFTYHTIAIGKEAQLNKTIAQDIFAKGVREIVFKNGVTEEQLIALYRALALSPEELAMKSGISSILWEDGATHIQITESGLDEVILTRKESRSPEERKQTESPSRALNPATAKKEIVFAGRTLILDDLMNDPVGFGSSMLSLAMQTRDERESVEDRLYTLYLEGGRKIRDEDPDQSDILFEGLAKSVLSLEPPYREKIIAGKLYRELDEESLSEQKDALEEQVPNELHEILTGRFSNAWTMPQVKELLKQSSTKKTVPTPTLSFPPTPASLEGVPISPDLADIARDMAEYTPEEMEALKNMSTAGMESDIIEAAVRTLLFLLLQMKDHHRPATAGKEIELLSSVVHQLEDMMSYLLKKKDYTTALMIGSAFLTPVDPVFKPRMMEAIRKAASRSNIMETIADLRRYPKGSPEYVAAYSYLSIMERESTEVLLELLAEEKDRSTRKAYLDFAKDLGKNQIMLIGEHLADERWYYVRNIVSILGESKADQAIAFLSKVAGHANFRIRQEVVKGLLSIGGKKAASLLATFLNDKEADIQLMSIRGIAVVKGAGLEAANALMDFLANRPLKKSNQELTLEAIKTLGKIGGADAGEFLNRYRRVKWWRSRTLQLELRSAALQSMKEIERRQGDGGRATR